A genomic region of Micromonospora sp. NBRC 110009 contains the following coding sequences:
- a CDS encoding MarR family winged helix-turn-helix transcriptional regulator yields the protein MSIVTPGRAPAPEGLQPLNRDEEALVRSLTHAMCALPRAIDADMVREQRLSLTEYTALMHLSEAPDRQMRMNELAAACEMSFSGMTRVAQRLESEGLIRRVRSTQDARGCNAVLTDAGFARLEAAWPTNLAALRRHLLDHLTGIDLAQLARAMQNVAS from the coding sequence ATGTCCATCGTCACACCCGGCCGGGCACCGGCCCCAGAAGGTCTACAACCCCTCAATCGGGACGAAGAAGCACTCGTCCGGAGCCTCACCCACGCCATGTGCGCGCTGCCCCGTGCCATCGACGCAGACATGGTCCGCGAGCAGCGGCTCTCCCTCACCGAATACACGGCGCTGATGCACCTGTCCGAGGCCCCCGACCGGCAGATGCGCATGAACGAACTCGCCGCCGCCTGCGAGATGTCCTTCAGCGGCATGACCCGCGTGGCACAACGCCTGGAGAGCGAAGGGCTGATCCGGCGAGTCAGATCCACGCAGGACGCGCGGGGCTGCAACGCCGTTCTTACCGATGCCGGTTTCGCCCGTCTTGAGGCTGCGTGGCCGACCAACCTCGCCGCCCTTCGCCGGCACCTTCTCGACCACCTGACAGGGATCGACCTCGCCCAACTCGCCAGGGCCATGCAGAACGTGGCCTCGTGA
- a CDS encoding maleylpyruvate isomerase N-terminal domain-containing protein encodes MQNILEFPEVLRLIEDRSAAFRAAIASAPDLDVQVPTCPDWTLRELAQHLGDGRRRQAAIIAAGPGAEPPARTDPKGAPTAPRDREALDAWLAESTELMLDAMREAGPDRGCWTWWGRSQAPETSGAVARHQIQEIAVHTYDAQLTQGAAQPLPTDVAVEGVDEFLTTVAATTVPWPFKPATIDLHTTEGRSWRLTLNADGVRCDDLAADAEPGDMAMRGAASELVLYFYERVPLDGLETTGDTEPMEQLADWDPNA; translated from the coding sequence GTGCAAAACATTTTGGAGTTCCCCGAGGTCCTGCGGCTGATCGAAGACCGCTCGGCCGCGTTCCGCGCCGCGATCGCGTCCGCCCCCGACCTTGACGTCCAGGTCCCGACCTGCCCGGACTGGACGCTGCGCGAACTGGCGCAGCACCTCGGCGACGGCCGCCGCCGCCAGGCCGCCATCATCGCGGCGGGCCCAGGCGCTGAGCCACCGGCGAGGACGGACCCGAAGGGCGCCCCGACCGCGCCCCGCGACCGCGAAGCCCTGGACGCCTGGCTCGCCGAGTCGACCGAGCTCATGCTCGACGCGATGCGCGAGGCCGGCCCGGACCGCGGCTGCTGGACCTGGTGGGGCCGCTCGCAGGCCCCGGAGACCAGCGGAGCCGTGGCCCGGCACCAGATCCAGGAGATCGCCGTCCACACCTACGACGCCCAGCTCACCCAGGGGGCCGCACAGCCGCTGCCGACGGACGTCGCGGTCGAGGGCGTCGACGAGTTCCTGACGACCGTCGCGGCGACGACCGTCCCCTGGCCGTTCAAGCCGGCGACCATCGACCTGCACACGACCGAGGGCCGCTCCTGGCGCCTGACCCTCAACGCCGACGGCGTCCGCTGCGACGACCTCGCCGCCGACGCGGAGCCGGGCGACATGGCGATGCGAGGCGCAGCGAGCGAACTGGTCCTCTACTTCTACGAGCGCGTCCCGCTCGACGGCCTGGAGACTACCGGCGACACCGAGCCGATGGAGCAGCTCGCAGACTGGGACCCGAACGCGTAA
- a CDS encoding multidrug effflux MFS transporter, translating to MTGRQRVWLVLMLGAFIAIGPLTVDMYLPSLPAVTAAFATTPTAVQLTLTGTLLGLAVGQLFVGPLSDAVGRRRPLLAGLVLHVAASVLCVFAPTIAVLDVLRVLQGLTVAAATVIAIAVVRDLFSGSAFARIFSRLMLVTGAAPILAPSLGSAVLRWTDWQGVFVTLAVLGVLLIAVAFFGLPETLPPRRRHRGGAAATVHWYGRLFRDRAFVALVFVVGLYSAAQFAYVAGSSFVLQQQYGLDEQEFGLVFAASVAGLIGAIQFNVLLLRRYTPLQILRAALIAGTAAGLIVLFFAVTGLGGLVTLLVSLFLVLAAIGLAFPNAPTLAMTRHGEAAGTAAALLGAVQFGGGALGAPLVGALGGSSVAMALVVAGGMTAATAVMLLVAPRVGLAGAEPGA from the coding sequence ATGACCGGCCGCCAGCGGGTGTGGCTGGTGCTCATGCTCGGTGCCTTCATCGCGATCGGTCCGTTGACCGTCGACATGTACCTGCCCTCGCTGCCCGCCGTGACGGCCGCATTCGCGACCACCCCGACGGCGGTGCAGCTCACGCTCACTGGGACGCTGCTCGGATTGGCCGTCGGGCAGCTGTTCGTCGGGCCGCTGTCCGATGCGGTAGGCCGCCGCCGCCCACTGCTGGCCGGGCTGGTCCTGCACGTGGCCGCGTCGGTGCTGTGCGTGTTCGCGCCCACCATCGCCGTACTCGACGTGCTGCGCGTGCTGCAGGGGCTCACCGTGGCGGCCGCCACGGTGATCGCCATTGCAGTCGTGCGGGACCTGTTCAGCGGATCCGCCTTCGCCCGCATCTTCTCGCGACTGATGCTCGTCACGGGCGCGGCACCGATTCTCGCACCGTCCCTGGGCAGCGCGGTGCTGCGCTGGACCGACTGGCAGGGCGTGTTCGTGACGCTGGCGGTGCTGGGCGTACTGCTGATCGCAGTTGCTTTCTTCGGCCTTCCGGAGACCCTCCCGCCGCGCCGCCGTCACCGAGGCGGTGCGGCGGCGACTGTGCACTGGTACGGCCGGCTGTTCCGCGACCGTGCCTTCGTCGCTCTGGTATTCGTCGTCGGGCTGTACTCCGCCGCCCAGTTCGCCTACGTGGCGGGCTCGTCCTTCGTCCTGCAACAGCAGTACGGTCTCGACGAGCAGGAGTTCGGCCTTGTTTTTGCGGCCAGTGTGGCCGGACTCATCGGCGCCATCCAGTTCAACGTGCTACTGCTGCGCCGGTACACGCCGCTGCAGATCCTGCGCGCCGCCCTGATCGCCGGCACCGCCGCCGGGCTCATCGTGCTGTTCTTCGCCGTGACCGGCCTCGGTGGCCTGGTCACACTGCTGGTGTCACTGTTCCTTGTGCTCGCCGCGATCGGGCTCGCCTTCCCCAACGCCCCGACCCTGGCAATGACCCGGCATGGCGAGGCGGCCGGGACCGCCGCGGCGCTGCTCGGCGCTGTCCAGTTCGGCGGGGGTGCGCTGGGCGCCCCCCTGGTCGGCGCGCTCGGCGGCAGCAGCGTCGCCATGGCGCTGGTGGTCGCCGGCGGGATGACCGCGGCGACCGCCGTGATGCTGCTCGTCGCGCCGCGCGTCGGCCTCGCCGGGGCCGAACCGGGTGCGTAG
- a CDS encoding peptidoglycan-binding domain-containing protein — MAVLAANLVTLRQEIYRRWPHHQKRFDGWIGDVSHQRRKSDHNPDSRGVVHAVDVDVNGIDPRALVRVAIRHPTTQYVIFNRTIWSRTRGFQPRRYTGSDPHTGHVHISGRYGSAFENNRSAWGVAAAPAPAAKASQPASRAPARRPAAAQPGKPGSRSLRLTRPPMHGYDVLFVQRFIGAKQCGEADGFYGSRTEAGVRWYQHMRGIKATGVCDATTFRHMGITV, encoded by the coding sequence ATGGCGGTGCTCGCCGCGAACCTCGTAACACTTCGTCAAGAGATCTACCGACGGTGGCCACATCACCAGAAGCGCTTCGACGGCTGGATCGGCGACGTCAGCCATCAGCGCCGCAAGTCCGACCACAACCCGGACTCGCGGGGCGTCGTGCACGCCGTCGACGTCGACGTCAACGGCATCGACCCGCGCGCTTTGGTCCGTGTGGCGATCCGCCACCCCACCACGCAGTATGTGATCTTCAATCGAACCATCTGGAGCCGTACCCGCGGCTTTCAGCCGCGCAGGTACACGGGATCGGATCCGCACACCGGGCACGTGCACATCTCCGGCCGCTACGGCAGCGCATTTGAGAACAACCGCAGCGCCTGGGGTGTGGCCGCGGCACCGGCCCCGGCCGCGAAGGCTTCACAACCGGCTTCGCGGGCTCCGGCGCGCAGACCAGCGGCTGCACAGCCGGGCAAGCCCGGTTCCCGGTCGCTGCGACTGACCCGGCCGCCGATGCACGGCTACGACGTTCTGTTCGTGCAGCGGTTCATCGGAGCCAAGCAGTGCGGCGAGGCGGACGGATTCTACGGCTCACGCACGGAGGCCGGCGTTCGCTGGTACCAGCACATGCGCGGCATCAAGGCCACCGGTGTCTGTGACGCCACCACATTTCGCCACATGGGCATCACGGTGTAA
- a CDS encoding zinc-dependent alcohol dehydrogenase family protein: protein MSKIVRFHATGGPEVLTLDDVEIREPGQGEIRIRTWALGLNRADAMLRSGHLMELPSGIGWEASGEVDAIGPGVEGFTVGDAVSLIPCFRATDYPIHGELAIAPATAVVKHPDTLSWEEAAALWGQYLTAYGALIETAGLQAGDTLLIPAASSSVGLAAIQIARSVGARPVALTRTSAKRQQLLDAGAEAVIATTEEDVVTRVNELTDGQGARVMFDPVGGPALARLIGAAAPGGTVIVYGALSTEAATVPALELIIKSLTIRGYKVFELTTDLERRKVAVDWILDGVARKVLRPVIDATFPLENIVEAHRRLESGSQVGKIVVTVPR from the coding sequence ATGAGCAAGATTGTCCGATTTCACGCCACCGGTGGCCCCGAGGTCCTGACCTTGGACGACGTCGAAATCCGCGAACCCGGCCAGGGCGAGATCCGCATCCGCACCTGGGCTCTCGGGTTGAACCGAGCGGATGCCATGCTCCGCAGCGGCCACCTCATGGAGCTCCCCTCCGGTATCGGATGGGAGGCCTCCGGTGAGGTCGACGCCATCGGCCCAGGCGTCGAAGGTTTCACCGTCGGGGATGCCGTCAGCCTGATCCCCTGCTTCAGGGCCACCGACTACCCCATCCACGGCGAGCTGGCCATCGCGCCCGCCACCGCGGTGGTCAAGCACCCCGACACGCTGTCCTGGGAAGAGGCCGCGGCCCTGTGGGGGCAGTACCTGACCGCCTACGGCGCCCTCATCGAGACCGCAGGCCTGCAGGCCGGTGACACGCTGCTCATCCCGGCCGCCTCCAGCAGCGTCGGGCTGGCCGCGATCCAGATCGCCCGCAGCGTGGGGGCCCGGCCCGTGGCACTGACCCGCACCAGCGCGAAGCGTCAGCAGCTCCTGGACGCCGGCGCCGAGGCGGTCATCGCCACGACCGAGGAAGACGTTGTCACCCGAGTGAACGAACTCACCGACGGGCAGGGCGCGCGTGTGATGTTCGACCCCGTGGGCGGACCGGCTCTGGCGCGTCTTATCGGCGCCGCCGCGCCCGGCGGGACCGTGATCGTCTACGGCGCGTTGAGCACCGAGGCCGCGACCGTGCCCGCGTTGGAGTTGATCATCAAGAGCCTGACCATCCGCGGGTACAAAGTCTTCGAGCTCACCACTGACCTCGAACGCCGCAAGGTCGCCGTTGACTGGATTCTCGACGGTGTCGCCCGCAAGGTCCTGCGGCCGGTCATCGACGCCACCTTCCCGCTGGAGAACATCGTCGAGGCCCACCGTCGTCTCGAGTCAGGATCCCAGGTCGGCAAGATCGTCGTGACCGTCCCCCGCTGA
- a CDS encoding quinone oxidoreductase family protein: protein MVDEDVPERMQAVAFDEFGGPEVITPRILPVPEIADDEVLLKVWSAGVGVWDALEREGALVPEGAAFPIVPGAEGAGTVAAVGGQVTDVAVGDLVYVYGRRRPKGGFYAEYAATKAQYVAKLPAGVSVNHAGAMPADALTALSGLDVLGLPAGEWVLIFGASGGQGHLAVQLAKRQGLSVIAVASGAEGVALVTRLGADLSVDGHGDVVEVLARIREVAPNGVGGIMAMAGGETLNRLTEALRDGGVIAYPNGVQPVPRERAGVTVRAYNGETGPERLQRLNELIEAGPFEVHVAETFPLGRAAEAHRRLQTSYPGRLLLTVT from the coding sequence ATGGTCGACGAGGATGTGCCCGAGCGCATGCAGGCCGTGGCCTTCGACGAGTTCGGCGGTCCGGAGGTGATCACACCGCGTATCCTCCCGGTGCCGGAGATCGCCGACGACGAGGTGCTGCTCAAGGTGTGGAGCGCCGGCGTGGGGGTGTGGGATGCCCTTGAGCGGGAGGGCGCGCTGGTGCCCGAGGGCGCCGCATTTCCCATCGTGCCCGGCGCCGAAGGGGCGGGCACCGTCGCCGCGGTCGGCGGGCAGGTGACCGACGTCGCGGTGGGCGACCTGGTCTACGTGTATGGCCGGAGACGGCCGAAAGGCGGCTTCTACGCCGAGTACGCGGCGACGAAGGCGCAGTACGTCGCGAAGCTGCCAGCGGGTGTGTCGGTGAACCATGCGGGAGCCATGCCAGCCGACGCGCTGACCGCGTTGTCGGGCCTGGACGTCCTCGGCCTGCCGGCCGGGGAGTGGGTCCTGATCTTCGGCGCGAGCGGCGGTCAGGGGCATCTGGCCGTGCAATTGGCCAAGCGGCAGGGGCTCAGCGTGATCGCTGTTGCCTCGGGGGCGGAGGGCGTGGCGCTGGTGACCCGGCTCGGTGCCGACCTGTCCGTTGACGGTCACGGCGACGTCGTGGAGGTGCTCGCCCGGATCCGGGAGGTGGCGCCGAACGGCGTCGGCGGCATCATGGCCATGGCCGGTGGGGAGACGCTGAACAGGCTCACCGAAGCGCTACGCGACGGTGGCGTGATCGCGTACCCCAACGGCGTTCAACCGGTACCGCGCGAGCGAGCCGGCGTGACGGTCCGGGCCTACAACGGCGAGACGGGTCCCGAGCGGTTGCAGCGCCTCAATGAGCTTATCGAGGCTGGACCGTTCGAGGTGCATGTTGCCGAGACGTTCCCGCTGGGGCGCGCGGCGGAGGCGCATCGACGTCTGCAGACTTCGTACCCGGGCAGGTTGCTGCTGACGGTGACGTGA
- a CDS encoding transposase, protein MGRKRSRPRRSFTAEFKAEIVELCQRGDRTIGQVSKDFDLTETAVREWVRQAEVDAGARSDGLTSDERAELAQLRRENRRLREDVEILKRATAFFAKETR, encoded by the coding sequence ATGGGTAGGAAGCGGTCGCGGCCTCGTCGGTCGTTCACGGCGGAGTTCAAGGCCGAGATCGTGGAGTTGTGTCAGCGTGGGGATCGGACGATCGGGCAGGTTTCGAAGGATTTCGACCTGACGGAGACCGCGGTACGGGAGTGGGTCAGGCAGGCTGAGGTCGACGCGGGCGCCCGTAGCGACGGGTTGACCAGTGACGAGCGGGCCGAATTGGCGCAGCTGCGCCGGGAGAACCGGCGGCTGCGCGAGGACGTCGAGATTTTGAAGCGGGCGACGGCTTTCTTCGCGAAGGAGACCCGGTGA
- a CDS encoding aldo/keto reductase → MRYTTFGRNNGLRVSEYGLGTANFGTGWRAGGGWGPGAEPAEARKIFERFAEAGGTLIDTAENYQAGESEQLLGEFLGADRDHFVLTGKYSMNGVGPQTVSNTGNSRRYMVQALEASLRRLNTDHLDMYWVHAPDGLTPMEEILRGLDDLVSAGKIRYFGLSNFPAWRVSRAAAIAELRGWSPVAGIQVEYSLVDRTAERELLPMAQALGLGAALWSPLGGGLLTGKYRQGATGRISDLKAVGFFEDTAQKTAIVDAVLDVAAELGVPASHVAIAWMRQQGARAATAYVPIIGPRSVAQLDDYLGALDVTLTPAQFARLDEVSAIRLGTPHELNAWSVGPIRGGDASVIDEPAVPVA, encoded by the coding sequence ATGCGATACACCACCTTCGGGCGCAACAACGGCCTGCGCGTGTCCGAGTACGGCCTCGGCACCGCCAATTTCGGCACCGGCTGGCGCGCCGGTGGCGGCTGGGGCCCCGGTGCCGAGCCCGCCGAGGCCCGCAAGATCTTCGAGCGGTTCGCCGAAGCCGGCGGCACGCTCATCGACACCGCCGAGAACTACCAGGCCGGCGAATCCGAGCAGCTGCTCGGCGAGTTCCTGGGCGCCGACCGGGACCACTTCGTGCTGACGGGCAAGTACAGCATGAACGGGGTCGGACCGCAGACGGTCTCCAACACCGGCAACAGCCGCCGGTACATGGTCCAGGCCCTCGAGGCCAGCCTGCGCCGCCTGAACACCGATCACCTGGACATGTACTGGGTGCACGCCCCTGACGGCCTGACCCCGATGGAGGAGATCCTGCGCGGCCTGGACGACCTGGTCAGCGCCGGAAAGATCCGCTATTTCGGGCTGTCGAACTTCCCGGCCTGGCGGGTGTCGCGCGCTGCCGCCATCGCCGAGCTGCGCGGCTGGTCCCCGGTCGCCGGTATCCAGGTCGAGTACAGCCTGGTCGACCGCACCGCCGAGCGGGAGCTGCTGCCCATGGCGCAGGCGCTTGGCCTGGGCGCGGCGCTGTGGAGCCCGCTCGGCGGTGGTCTGCTGACCGGCAAGTACCGCCAGGGCGCCACCGGCCGGATCAGCGACCTCAAGGCCGTCGGGTTCTTCGAGGACACCGCGCAGAAGACGGCGATCGTCGACGCCGTCCTCGACGTCGCGGCCGAGCTCGGCGTGCCGGCCTCCCATGTCGCCATCGCCTGGATGCGGCAGCAGGGCGCGCGGGCGGCCACGGCGTACGTGCCGATCATCGGCCCGCGCAGCGTCGCGCAGCTCGACGACTACCTGGGCGCGCTGGACGTGACCCTGACCCCGGCGCAGTTCGCCCGGCTCGACGAGGTGAGCGCGATCAGGCTCGGCACCCCGCACGAGCTGAACGCGTGGAGCGTGGGCCCCATCCGCGGCGGCGACGCAAGCGTGATCGACGAGCCCGCGGTCCCGGTAGCGTGA
- a CDS encoding NAD(P)-dependent oxidoreductase, translating into MKIVVFGTGYVGGVLVSELAGRGHEVIAVSRSGKADLPAQVAAVTGSVHDPEFLSSVTAGADAIVAALPALSPEGSLGAAVSALLQAAQESGARLGVVGGAAIIPTVLGGPRQADTPDFPARFAPVVDAHQQALDILNSAPENVDWFYLIPAGEFGAYNPGTRTGSYRTSSIAQVTNEEGRSLLGVADYAIAFADELENPRTHRTWLAIGY; encoded by the coding sequence ATGAAGATCGTCGTCTTCGGTACCGGTTACGTCGGCGGCGTCCTGGTGAGCGAACTCGCCGGCCGCGGGCACGAGGTCATCGCGGTCTCCCGATCCGGGAAAGCCGACCTGCCGGCGCAGGTCGCCGCCGTCACCGGGAGCGTCCACGACCCCGAGTTCCTCAGCTCGGTAACCGCCGGGGCGGATGCCATCGTGGCCGCCCTGCCCGCCCTCAGCCCCGAAGGCAGCCTCGGCGCGGCCGTCAGCGCCCTGCTCCAGGCCGCGCAGGAAAGCGGGGCGCGACTCGGGGTCGTCGGCGGCGCCGCGATCATCCCCACCGTGCTGGGCGGTCCCCGCCAGGCGGACACCCCCGACTTCCCCGCCCGATTCGCCCCGGTCGTCGACGCCCACCAGCAGGCGCTGGACATTTTGAACTCGGCACCTGAGAACGTCGACTGGTTCTACCTCATCCCGGCGGGGGAGTTCGGCGCCTACAATCCCGGCACCCGCACCGGGTCGTACCGCACCAGCAGCATCGCCCAGGTCACCAACGAGGAGGGCCGCTCGCTGCTCGGAGTGGCCGACTACGCGATCGCGTTCGCCGACGAACTCGAGAACCCGCGTACCCACCGCACCTGGCTCGCGATCGGCTACTAG